In Deefgea piscis, the DNA window TAACGTGGGCCTAGAATATCAAATAATTTAACTACAACTTCACGATCACGAGTACGGTCAAAAGCCAAGCGACGATTAGCCAAACAAGGTTTTTTACCTAAAGTAATCAACGGCTCTGCAACACGGCGTAATTCTTTTGCCTTTGGTAGAGTCGTTTTAATAACTTCATGCTTTAGCAACGAGTTAGCCAAGTTGCGAAGCATAGCAAGACGATGACTTGTCGTGCGATTCAGTTTACGATTAGAAAGACGGTGACGCATTTGTCAGTTCCTTTACTAGTGCCGGACTTCAAGGCTTATCTAAGCCAGCCGGAGGCCAGTTTTCTAGGCGCATGCCGAGGCTAAGGCCCTTCGAAGCTAGCACTTCTTTGATCTCATTCAACGATTTACGACCCAAATTCGGAGCTTTTAACAACTCAGTTTCTGTTCGCTGAATCAGATCGCCAATGTAATAGATGTTTTCCGCTTTGAGGCAATTTGCCGAACGAACTGTCAATTCAAGATCATCTACCGGACGTAACAAGATAGGATCTATAGTAATCGTAGGTTCTGCAACTGTAACTTCTGGCGTACCTTCCAAGTCAGCAAATACGCCGAGCTGGTCAATCAACATCCGAGCGGCTTGGCGAACTGCCTCATCCGGCTCAATCACGCCATTAGTTTCAATGTCGATAATCAAGCGGTCAAGATCGGTACGCTGTTCGACACGAGCACTCTCTACATGATAACTAACACGGCGAATTGGACTGAATGAAGCATCCAGCATAACCGTACCAATGGTACGACCCTCTTCTTTATTCAATCGAGCAGGAGCAGGTTGATAACCGCGACCTTTTTCGACTGTAATTTCCATGTTTAACTTACCACCAGCAGAAAGATGAGCAATCACATGTTCTGGATTGATCACTTCGACATCATGCGGCAGCTGGATGTCGGACGCCGTTACGATACCCTCACCCTCTTTAGAAAGGGTGAGAGTAACAGAGTCCCGACCATGCAGCTTGAGCACAACGCCTTTAAGGTTCAACAGGATGTCAACGACATCTTCCTGTACACCATCCAGCGCGGAGTATTCATGCACAACACCTTCAATCTTTACTTCTGTCGGAGCAAAGCCCGGCATAGAAGAAAGCAAAATTCGGCGTAGTGCATTACCGAGCGTATGGCCATAACCACGCTCAAAAGGCTCCATTACGACTTTAGCATGTGCCGTAGCAACAGTCTGTACGTCAATAATGCGCGGTTTGAGCAAGTCGTTTGCGTTGATTTGCATAAGTCAGTATCCCTTGCCTTAGCGGGTCAGGTTATTACTTGGAATAGAATTCCACCACTAACGATTCATTAATATCGCTAGATAGATCGGAACGCTCTGGCATATTTTTAAATACACCTTCCATTTTCTTAGAATCAACCTGTACCCAATTTGGGAAACCAATACCTTCAGCAAGAGAGAGAGCCTCTTGAATACGTACTTGCTTCTTAGACTTCTCACGCACAGCAACCACATCGCCAGCTTTCACTTGGAAAGAAGGAATGTTTACAGGTTTGCCATTTACAGTGATTGCTTTATGGGAAACTAGTTGACGAGATTCAGAACGAGTCGAACCGTAGCCCATGCGATAAACAACATTATCGAGACGACTTTCGAGAAGTTTCAACAGATTTTCACCTGTAGAACCTTTACGACGAGCCGCTTCATGGAAATAACCACGGAACTGACGTTCTAGAACGCCGTAAATACGACGGATCTTTTGCTTTTCACGCAGGTGAACGCCGTAGTCCGACTGACGCGTATTTTTCTTCGCGCCATGCTGGCCTGGGGCTTGTTCCAGCTTGCATTTGCTATCGAGCGAACGACGCGCGCTCTTCAAGAACAGATCCGTTCCTTCGCGGCGTGCGAGTTTGCACTTAGGTCCAATATAACGAGCCATTTCTTACTCCAGAATTAGATACGACGCTTCTTCGGCGGACGGCAGCCGTTGTGCGGAACAGGCGTCACATCCGAGATACTGGTGATCTTGAAACCAAGAGCGTTCAATGCACGCACTGCAGATTCACGACCTGGACCCGGACCCTTGATACGAACTTCGAGGTTCTTAACACCATATTCTTGGGCAACTTTACCAGCAGCTTCTGCCGCAACCTGTGCAGCAAAAGGTGTACTTTTACGAGAGCCCTTGAAACCAGCACCGCCCGAGGTAGCCCAAGATAAAGCATTGCCTTGGCGATCAGTGATGGTAATGATCGTGTTATTGAAAGACGCGTGAACGTGCACGATACCTTCAGACACGCTCTTCTTGACTTTCTTACGTACACGAGCTGTGTTTGCTTTAGCCATAATTTATGTCCTTAATTACTTCTTGCCAGCGATAGCCTTGCGCGGACCCTTACGAGTACGTGCATTGGTTTTCGTACGCTGACCGCGACAAGGTAAGCCTTTACGATGACGTAAGCCACGGTAACAACCAAGATCCATAAGACGCTTGATGTTCATGGTTACTTCACGACGTAGATCACCTTCAATAGTGAACTTGCCTACTTCGTCACGCAATTTTTCAAGTTCAACATCACTGAGATCTTTTACCTTCTTGCTTGGCTCAATTTCAGTAATAGCACAAATCGCTTTAGCGCGAGTTTGACCAATACCAAAAATAGCCTGAAGGCCGATCACAGTATGCTGATGATTGGGAATATTAACCCCAGCAATACGGGCCATACTTCTTACCCCAGGTTAAAAAGTGGTGGATCTTAACACCAATAGCCGATTGACTCAATCAGCCTTGACGTTGCTTATGCCGCGGGTCTGTACAAATTACGCGTACAACACGGTTGCGACGAATAATTTTGCAGTTACGGCAGATTTTCTTGACCGATGCCTGAACTCTCATGGTCTATCCTTTACGATCAAAGTAAAATTTCAACTTGTAAGTTGAAATACAATACAATTCCTGTTTCAGCAGTTGTGAATAAATTCGCAACCGCCCACCCAAGAGGGAATGAATAATATAGCATCCAATACAATCTGGGAAGCAAAACAAGAGCCGCATGTCTGAATTAGGACAAATTCTCAGTACAATACAAATTGTACTGAGAATATATCCAACCATTAAAATGACACTTGCACATAAAATGCAAATTAATTAACCCTTGAAGTTCGCCTTCTTCAACAGACCTTCATACTGATGTGACAGAACATAAGACTGCAACTGAGCCATAAAGTCCATAGTAACAACCACCAAGATAAGCAACGAAGTGCCACCAAAGTAGAATGGAACATTCCATTTCAGAATCAGAAACTCAGGGATCAAGCAAATGATAGTGATGTAAACAGCACCGATCAATGTCAATCTTAGTATTAACTTCTCAACATATTTTGCAGTATGCTCACCAGGACGATATCCAGGCACCATAGCACCACTCTTCTTTAAATTATCTGCAGTTTCTCTTGGACTAAATACTAATGCCGTATAGAAAAAACAGAAGAAGATGATTGCAGCAGCATAAAACAAAACATACAACGGCTGGCCAGGATGCAACATGTCACCCAAGGACTTAAGCCAAGTCAATTTTTCACCATTCCCAGTCCAAGATAAAACAGTCGCTGGAAATAAAATAATTGAAGAGGCAAAAATTGGTGGGATAACACCAGCCATATTAATTTTCAGTGGCAAGAACGAACTTTGCGCCTGCATCAACCGATTACCAACCTGTCTTTTTGCATATTGAATCGGCACCTTACGCTGCCCACGCTCAACAAAAACAACCACAGCGGTTAGCAAAATAACGCCTACAAACAAGAACAACACCAATAAAATTGGTAGCGAACCTTGACTTGATAACGTTAAAGTTTTTGCAATTGCAGAAGGAACGCCAGCGGCAATACCGGCACAAATTAGGATAGAAATACCATTCCCCAATCCGCGTTCAGTAATTTGCTCACCCAGCCACATCAAAAACATTGTTCCAGTAACCAAAGAAATCATTGTTACAGCAACAAACATTCCTTGATCCATAACAACCAAATTAGGCTGTCGGAACAACATCATTGAAATACCAAAACTTTGTGCCGAAGCCAAAAGAACAGTAAAATAACGAGTGTACTGTGTAAGCTTTCGCTTACCCGACTCACCCTCTTTCTTCAACTGTTTTAGGGATGGCAACACTTCACCGGCCAGCTGAACAATGATCGATGCCGAGATATAAGGCATGATACCAATCGCAAATACAGTAAAGCGCGATAAAGCTCCACCTGAAAACATGTTAAACATGTTTAACAAGCCAGTTTGTGACGATTGGAACAAGTTCGCCAGCTCAACCGGATTAATACCCGGTACTGGAATATGTGCGCCAATACGATATACGATCAGCGCACCTACAACGAACCAGATCCGTTTTTTAAGATCAGCAAATTTACTTGCTGAGCCAGCCAAAGCGGGATTTGCCACGTTCTGCCCTATCCTGTTGATTTACAACATTACTCGCTAATAGAACCGCCAGCAGCCTCGATTGCAGCCTTAGCACCCTTGGTTACGCCCAAACCTTTAACAGTTACGGCGCGCTCGATGGTACCAGACAGTACAACTTTGCAAGTCAAAGAATGCTGAGAAATCAAACCAGCCTGAATTAGACTTAATAAGTCAACTTCGCCGATTGGCAAAGCATTTAATTCAGACAATGTAATTTCAGCATTCTTGCCTTTAGCAAGAGATACAAAACCACGTTTCGGCAAACGGCGTTGCAAAGGCATTTGACCGCCTTCAAAACCAACTTTATGGAAGCCGCCAGTACGGGACTTCTGTCCCTTATGACCACGACCACAAGTCTTGCCCAAACCAGAACCGATACCACGACCAACACGCTTAGCAGCATGCTTTGCGCCGGCACCAGGAGTTAGGTTATTGAGTTGCATATTAACCCTCCACCTTTAGCAAGTAGCTGATTTTATTAACCATGCCACGATTTTCTGGCGTATCGATTACAACAGATGAACTGTTCATACGACGCAAGCCCAAACCACGAGCACAAGCTTTATGAGCCTCAAGACGACCAATCAAGCTTTTAACCAGAGTCACCTTAATTGTTTTAACGTCGCTCATTGCGCACCCCCAAGAATCTCTTCAACTGTTTTGCCACGTTTAGCAGCAATATCAGAAGGGGTGTGTAATTTAGCCAATCCATCCAACGTCGCGCGAACGATATTATATGGATTAGTTGAGCCATGGCATTTTGCAGTAATGTTATGAATACCCATTACTTCAAAAACAGCGCGCATAGGACCACCAGCAATAATACCAGTACCTTCTGGGGCTGGCTGCATAAACACGGTTGTTGCTCCGTGCTTACCAAATACAGTGTGTTGCACTGTACCATTACGCAGACTAACTTTTACCATTTTACGGCGAGCTTCTTCCATTGCTTTCTGTACAGCTACCGGCACTTCTTTCGATTTGCCTTTACCCATACCAACACTACCGTCACCATTACCAACAACGGTTAGTGCTGCGAAACCAAGGATACGACCACCCTTCACTACTTTGGTTACGCGATTAACGCTAACCATTTTTTCGAGTAGACCGTCCTTGACTTCTTCTCTTTCGTTCTTAGCCATTATTCAACTCCAAACTCAATTAGAAGGCCAGGCCAGCTTCACGAGCAGCATCAGCCAACGCTTTCACGCGACCATGGTACTGGAAACCGGAACGGTCAAAAGCAACTGATTCAATACCAGCGGCCTTAGCACGTTCAGCAATCAACTTACCAACAGCGGTTGCACCAGCAACACTGCCACCATTTTTAACTTCAGCACGCAACCCTGCTTCCAAGGTATTAGCTGAAGCCAAAACATTACCGCCCGTTGCATCAATAATTTGGGCGTACATATGGCTATTGGTACGATGGACCGACAAGCGCACAACCTTGAGCTCCGCAATCTTGGCACGGGTTTTACGTGCACGGCGAAGTCTACTTTGATTCTTATCCATGATTCAGCCTCGATTACTTCTTCTTGGTTTCTTTGATAACCACAACTTCATCAGCATAACGAACACCCTTGCCTTTATATGGCTCTGGCGAACGGTAGGCACGAATCTCTGCAGCAACCTGACCAATAAGTTGTTTATCGGCACCCTTCAAAAGGATCTCAGTCTGAGTTGGAGTCTCACAAGTAATTCCCTTAGGAATAGCATGAGCAACTGGATGAGAGAAACCTAGTGACAGGTTCAATACTTCACCTTGAGCCTGAGCACGATAACCAACACCAACAAGTGTTAATTTACGCTCAAAGCCCTTAGAAACACCGTTAACCATATTGTTAACTAATGCACGCAAAGTACCAGACATAGAACGAGCAAATTTGCTATTTCCATTGGCTTCGAAAACAACAGAGCCGTTTTCAACTTTGACAGTTACATCAGTAACAATAGGCTGCGCCAAAGATCCTTTTGGACCCTTAACTACGATTTCACCTGCGGCGATATTTACTTCAACGCCAGCCGGAATGGTTACCGGATTTTTAGCTACGCGGGACATTGTGATACCTCATCAAGCAACGATGCACAAAAGCTCGCCACCAACACCATTGGCACGCGCTTTGCGGTCGGTCATCACACCCTTGGATGTAGACACGATCGCCACACCAAGACCATTCATTACATTTGGAATGTCGCCAGCACCGCGGTAATCACGCAGACCTGGTTTTGAAACACGATCAAGACGCTCAATAACTGGGCGACCTGCGTAGTACTTCAATTCAATCGTCAAGACTGGCTTAACATCACCAGCTACAGTAAACGATTCAACATAACCTTCTTCCACTAAGACTTTAGCAATTGCAACCTTCAACTTTGAAGACGGCATAGCTACAGCAGCTTTGTCAGCACGTTGTGCATTGCGGATACGAGTCAACATATCGGCGATAGGATCATGCATTGCCATGTGTTTTCTCTCCTATTACCAGCTAGCTTTGACCAGACCCGGTACTTCGCCCTTGAAAGCGAGTTCACGCAGCTTGCTGCGACCGAGACCGAATTTGCGGAACACGCCACGTGAGCGGCCAGTCAATGTGCAACGATTGTGCAAACGAACTGGTGATGCATTACGTGGGAGTTGCTGGAGTTTCAAGCGGGCTTGGAATTGTTCTTCCTCACTCGCGTTTTGATCGTTAATAACGACCAAGAGCGCTGCACGTTTAGCTGCAAACTTCGCAACTACAGCTACGCGCTTTGCTTCACGATTAATCAGTGCAAGTTTTGCCATGATCGCCTCAAGTCTTAAACGGGAATTTGAATGCAGCGAGCAGAGCACGCGCTTCATCGTCAGTTTTAGCCGTAGTTGTGATCGTGATATTCATACCACGAAGCGCATCAATCTTATCGTACTCAATTTCCGGGAAGATGATTTGCTCTTTCACACCCATGTTAAAGTTGCCACGACCATCGAAGGACTTGCCACCAATACCACGGAAGTCACGTACACGCGGTAACGCGATAGTAACTAGGCGATCAAGGAATTCAAACATACGTTCACGACGCAAAGTCACCTTGCAGCCAACCGGATAGCCATCACGAATCTTAAAACCAGCAATTGATTTTTTAGATTTTGTAACAACCGGCTTTTGACCAGCAATCTTTTGCATATCGCCAACAGCGAAATCCATTACTTTTTTATCTGCAACTGCCTCACCAACACCCATGTTGATGGTGATTTTTTCAATGCGTGGCACTTGCATTACAGACTTGTAGCCGAATTGCTTAACCAACTCGGGAACAATCTGGTTCTCATAAATCTCTTGAAAACGAGCCATCTTGATTCCCCTTAGCCGCCAACCACTTCGCCACTAGACTTGAACACACGCACTTTCTTGCCGTCTTCAAGAGTCTTGAAGCCAACACGATCAGCCTTGCCAGTCGCAGTATTGAAAATAGCCACATTAGATACGTCAACCGACTTAGTCAGCTCAACGATACCACCTTGAACACCGCGCATTGGATTTGGTTTTTGGTGTTTTTTAACGATATTAACACCTTCAACCACAACACGGCCTTCAGCTGGAATAGAAGTAAGAACGATACCGCGCTTACCCTTATCTTTGCCAGTGAGAACGATTACTTCATCGCCTTTGCGAATCTTGTTCATGCTGGATACTCCTTAAAGAACTTCTGGCGCAAGAGACACGATCTTCATAAAGCGTTCTGTACGCAATTCACGCGTAACAGGCCCAAAGATACGAGTGCCAATTGGCTCAAGTTTTGCATTAAGAAGAACGGCTGCATTACCATCAAACTTGATAAGTGCACCATCAGCACGACGAACGCCCTTAGCAGTACGAACAACGACCGCATTGTATACATCGCCTTTTTTGACGCGACCACGAGGAGCAGCATCTTTAATGCTGACCTTGATGATATCGCCGACAGACGCATAACGACGCTTAGAGCCACCAAGCACTTTAATGCACATTACAGAACGCGCACCAGTGTTATCGGCAACATCTAGTTTTGATTGCATTTGAATCATTTAAGACAAACCTCCAACTTAACCCGCTTAATCAGCCTGGCAAACCAGGTGCCCGGCATTACCGAGCCAATAGCGGCTAGTTTTGGATCCCGAAGGGAAAACAGTGCAACCCACAACTGCGGGCTACACAATGAAAGGGGCATTCTACACAAAGCAGAATGCCCTCACAAGCTTTTACGCAAAATTAATTAAAATTAAGCAGCACGAGCCTTTTCAACCAATGCAGTTACTGTCCAATTTTTAGTCTTAGACAGTGGACGGCACTCAGCAATCATGACCAAATCACCATCTGCATACTGATTTGATTCATCATGTGCGTGATACTTTTTAGACTGACGTACCATCTTGCCGTACAGTGGATGCTTAACCAAACGCTCCACCAATACAGTTACGGTTTTGTCCATCTTTGCGCTAACCACTCGACCAGTCAGCGTACGCTTGAGTTTAGCTTCGCTCATATTAAGCCGCCTTCTGATTCAGAACGGTAAGAACACGTGCAACATCTTTACGCACACGCTTGATCTCACTAGTGTTAGCCAATTGGCCTGTCGCATGCTGCATGCGAAGACTAAACTGCGCTTTCAGCAGTGCCGTCAATTCGCCCTTAAGCTCTTCAACGGATTTCTGTTGTAGTTCAGATGCTTTCATCATTGCCCCACTTGACGTGTAACCATGGTAACTGAGAAAGGCAATTTAGCAGACGCCAGGCGGAAAGCCTCACGTGCAACCTCTTCAGATACACCATTCAATTCGTACAATACTTTACCCGGCTGAATCTCAGCAACGTAGTAATCCGGCGAACCCTTCCCTCCACCCATACGAACTTCAGCAGGTTTAGTAGAAATAGGCTTGTCTGGGAATGCACGAATCCAAACACGACCACCACGTTTAATGTAACGTGTAATCGCACGACGAGCAGATTCAATTTGACGCGCAGTTAAACGGCCACGGCTAGTTGCCTTCAAACCGTACTCACCGAACGCAACAGTATTACCACGAGTGGCGATACCAGTATTGCGACCTTTTTGAACCTTACGGTACTTGAGTCTAGTTGGCTGCAGCATTTCGAGGCCCCTTACGTGGTTTCTTCTGTGTTTCTACTGGCTCAGCGGCGAATTTATCACCTGGCTTCACATCACCCTTGTAGACCCAAACCTTAACACCAATAATACCGTAGGTTGTTTTAGCTTCAGAAGTAGCATAATCAATATCTGCACGCAATGTATGCAATGGAACACGACCTTCACGATACCATTCAGTACGTGCAATTTCGATACCATTCAAGCGACCAGAAGACATGATTTTAATACCTTGCGCACCAAGGCGCATTGCATTTTGCATTGCACGCTTCATTGCACGACGGAACATCACGCGTTTCTCAAGCTGAGCAGTAATACTATCAGCAATAATCTGAGCATCAATCTCTGGCTTGCGAACTTCTTCAATATTCACATGCACTGGAACATTCAAGATTTTCTGCAAAGCGAGCTTCAATTGCTCGATATCTTCGCCTTTCTTACCAATTACAACACCAGGACGTGCCGAGTAGATTGTAACTTTTGCATTTTTTGCCGGACGCTCAATCACGATACGACTAACAGCAGCGCCTACCAACTTTTTCTTCAAAAATGCACGAACTTCAATATCTTCGTTAAGCATTTTTGCAAAGTTGCTGCTATTAGCATACCAACGCGAGGACCAATTTTTGGTGACAGGTAAACGAAAACCCGTCGGATGAATTTTCTGACCCATGAGTCGCTCCTTAATCGCCAACAGTCAGCGTAATGTGGCAAGTTTGCTTCTCGATTTTATTGCCACGGCCTTTAGCACGTGCAGTAAAACGCTTCAAAGAAGGCCCTTTATCCACATAAATCGTTTTCACTTTAAGAGTATCGATATCGGCACCCTCATTGTGCTCGGCATTGGCAATAGCCGACTCCAAAACCTTCTTAATTAAAACTGCACCCTTTTTAGGGCTGAAGGCCAGAATATTTAACGCCTGCTCAACGGACTTGCCACGGACGAGGTCAGCGACAAGCCGCGCTTTTTGAGCGGAGAGGCGAGTGTTGCTTAGTACAGCAGATACTTGCATGTCTTCACCTTATCGCTTGGATTTTTTGTCCGCGGCGTGACCTTTAAAAGTACGGGTCAGTGCAAACTCACCCAACTTGTGGCCAACCATGTTTTCATTAACGTAAACAGGAATGTGCTGCTTACCGTTATGCACAGCAATTGTCAGACCAACAAAGTCTGGCAATACCGTAGAACGACGTGACCAAGTTTTAACTGGGCGCTTGTCGTTAGTCGCGCGAACTGCCTCAACTTTTTTCAACAAGTGCAGGTCAACAAATGGACCCTTTTTAAGAGAACGTGCCATTTACATTACCTCTTATTCGCTGGACGACGGCGCACGATCATATTGCTAGTACGCTTATTACGACGCGTACGATAGCCCTTAGCTGGCTGACCCCACGGACTAACTGGAACACGACCTTCACCAGTACGGCCTTCACCACCACCGTGCGGGTGATCCACCGGATTCATCGCAGTACCGCGCACTGTTGGACGAATACCCAACCAGCGCTTCGCGCCTGCTTTACCATATGAACGCAGACTGTGTTCGCCATTACCCACTTCACCGATTGTTGCGCGGCAATCAACATGTACTTTACGAATTTCGCCAGAGCGGAGACGTAACTGAGCATACATGCCATCACGAGCCAACAATTGAACGCTAGTACCAGCCGAACGCGCAATCTGCGCACCCTTGCCAGGCTGCATTTCGATGCAGTGAATTGTCGAACCCACCGGAATATTGCGGATAGGTAGTGTATTACCAACCTTGATCGGAGCATCTGAACCAGATACAACCGTCATGCCTGCACTCAAGCCTTTAGGGGCAATAATGTAAGCACGCTCACCATCCGTATAGCACAACAAAGCAATATTAGCAGTGCGGTTTGGATCGTATTCTAAACGCTCAACTTTCGCGACAATACCATCTTTATTGCGACGGAAATCAACCAAGCGATAATGCTGCTTATGACCACCACCGATATGACGAGTAGTGATGTGACCATTGTTATTACGGCCACCAGTCTTTGATTTCTTAACCAATAAAGGAGCGTACGGTGCACCTTTATGCAAGTCAGGACTTACAACCTTAACGACTGCGCGGCGACCGGGCGATGTCGGCTTAACTTTTACCAATGCCATGTTTAGTCCCCTTATTGCGCAGCTGCAAGGTCAAGTTCTTGACCGGATACTAAGCTTACATAAGCTTTTTTCCAGTCTTTGCGGCGACCATTCGTACGGCCAAAACGCTTAGACTTACCTTTAACATTAACTACGTTGACCGCCTCAACCTTCACTTTAAAGAGAAGTTCAACGGCAGCCTTGATTTCAGCTTTAGTCGCATCGGTAGAAACACGAAATACGACTTGCTCAGCTTTCTCAGCAACCAAAGTGCTCTTTTCAGAAACTATTGGAGCCAAAATCACCTGAAGCATGCGATTTTCTGCAATTTTGATCATGCAAACAACTCCTCAAAAGCCTGTAGTGCATCACGAGTGAACACAACTTTTTTGAAGCGCACCAAACTAACTGGATCTGCCTGAGCCGCTTCCAACACCAAAACATGCGGAAGATTACGGGAAGCCAAATACAGGTTCTCGTCCAATTCTTTGGTCACAATGAGCACGTTATCGAGCTGCATTTCTGCCAATTTTTGAGCAAAAGCCTTAGTCTTAGGTGCTTCTAGGGCAAAAGAATCAACAACGATCAGACGCTCTTCACGCACCAATTGCGACATAATTGTTGCAATACCAGCACGGTACATCTTACGGTTAACTTTATGCGAAAAATTCTCGTCAGGGCTGTTCGGGAATGCACGACCACCACCACGCCACAACGGAGAAGATGTCATACCAGCACGAGCACGGCCAGTACCTTTTTGACGCCATGGTTTTTTAGTTGAATGCTTTACATTACCACGACCCAATTGCGCGCGATTACCGCTACGGGCATTGGCAAAGTATGCAGTTACAACTTGATGAACCAAGGCTTCATTAAATTCACGACCAAACAAGTCATCTGAAGCAGCAACAGCTACTTGAGCCTCGCCTTTCGTATTAACAACTTTAAGTTCCATTATGCACCTGCCTTAACGCTCGAACGAACGATAACGTCATTGCCCTTGGAGCCTGGTACACCACCCTTAACCAGCAACAATTGACGCTCAGCATCAACTCGCACGATTTCAAGGTTTTGCACGGTACGCTGAACATTACCGAGCTGACCAGCCATGCGTTTACCTGGCAAAACACGACCCGGATCTTGCGCTTGACCGATAGAGCCAGCAGAACGATGCGACAGTGAATTACCGTGCGTAGCACGATTAGAAGCAAAATGATAACGCTTGATAACACCAGCCCAACCTTTACCTTGGCTAGTACCAGTAACATCAACCATTTGACCAACACTAAACAACTCAACTGACAAAGCATCACCAGCTTTCAACTCAGCAGCTTTCTCTGCAGGAATACGGAACTCAACGAGTGCCAAACCTGCTTCAACGCCTGCTTTCGCGAAATGACCAGCCTCAGCCTTATTCACTCGACTTGCTTTTTTTGTACCGAAAGTAACCTGAACAGCAGAGTAGCCGTCAGCTTCCAGAGTTTTGATTTGCGTGACGCGATTTGCAGCCATGTCCAACACAGTTACTGGAATGGAAGCACCATCCTCAGCAAATACGCGGGTCATGCCGACTTTGCGACCTACAAGACCTAAGCTCATAGTTATTCCCTTTTCAAGGGCCAGTTACGATTGACTGGCTATGACTATTAAAAAATAAAACGGGCTTGCCACATTAATTGGCAAGCCCGAGATACTAACAAAGTTTATTAACCGTCGCAAGGGCTTTCGCCCTCAACGGCAAAACTGAGTCATTAGTTCAACTTAATCTCAACATCAACACCAGCTGGCAAGTCCAGCTTCATCAATGCATCAACAGTCTTGTCAGTCGGATCAACAATATCCAACATACGCAAGTGAGTGCGAATCTCAAATTGATCACGC includes these proteins:
- the rplF gene encoding 50S ribosomal protein L6, whose amino-acid sequence is MSRVAKNPVTIPAGVEVNIAAGEIVVKGPKGSLAQPIVTDVTVKVENGSVVFEANGNSKFARSMSGTLRALVNNMVNGVSKGFERKLTLVGVGYRAQAQGEVLNLSLGFSHPVAHAIPKGITCETPTQTEILLKGADKQLIGQVAAEIRAYRSPEPYKGKGVRYADEVVVIKETKKK
- the rpsH gene encoding 30S ribosomal protein S8; the protein is MAMHDPIADMLTRIRNAQRADKAAVAMPSSKLKVAIAKVLVEEGYVESFTVAGDVKPVLTIELKYYAGRPVIERLDRVSKPGLRDYRGAGDIPNVMNGLGVAIVSTSKGVMTDRKARANGVGGELLCIVA
- the rpsN gene encoding 30S ribosomal protein S14, whose amino-acid sequence is MAKLALINREAKRVAVVAKFAAKRAALLVVINDQNASEEEQFQARLKLQQLPRNASPVRLHNRCTLTGRSRGVFRKFGLGRSKLRELAFKGEVPGLVKASW
- the rplE gene encoding 50S ribosomal protein L5; protein product: MARFQEIYENQIVPELVKQFGYKSVMQVPRIEKITINMGVGEAVADKKVMDFAVGDMQKIAGQKPVVTKSKKSIAGFKIRDGYPVGCKVTLRRERMFEFLDRLVTIALPRVRDFRGIGGKSFDGRGNFNMGVKEQIIFPEIEYDKIDALRGMNITITTTAKTDDEARALLAAFKFPFKT
- the rplX gene encoding 50S ribosomal protein L24; its protein translation is MNKIRKGDEVIVLTGKDKGKRGIVLTSIPAEGRVVVEGVNIVKKHQKPNPMRGVQGGIVELTKSVDVSNVAIFNTATGKADRVGFKTLEDGKKVRVFKSSGEVVGG
- the rplN gene encoding 50S ribosomal protein L14 — protein: MIQMQSKLDVADNTGARSVMCIKVLGGSKRRYASVGDIIKVSIKDAAPRGRVKKGDVYNAVVVRTAKGVRRADGALIKFDGNAAVLLNAKLEPIGTRIFGPVTRELRTERFMKIVSLAPEVL
- the rpsQ gene encoding 30S ribosomal protein S17, encoding MSEAKLKRTLTGRVVSAKMDKTVTVLVERLVKHPLYGKMVRQSKKYHAHDESNQYADGDLVMIAECRPLSKTKNWTVTALVEKARAA
- the rpmC gene encoding 50S ribosomal protein L29 gives rise to the protein MKASELQQKSVEELKGELTALLKAQFSLRMQHATGQLANTSEIKRVRKDVARVLTVLNQKAA
- the rplP gene encoding 50S ribosomal protein L16, coding for MLQPTRLKYRKVQKGRNTGIATRGNTVAFGEYGLKATSRGRLTARQIESARRAITRYIKRGGRVWIRAFPDKPISTKPAEVRMGGGKGSPDYYVAEIQPGKVLYELNGVSEEVAREAFRLASAKLPFSVTMVTRQVGQ
- the rpsC gene encoding 30S ribosomal protein S3, whose translation is MGQKIHPTGFRLPVTKNWSSRWYANSSNFAKMLNEDIEVRAFLKKKLVGAAVSRIVIERPAKNAKVTIYSARPGVVIGKKGEDIEQLKLALQKILNVPVHVNIEEVRKPEIDAQIIADSITAQLEKRVMFRRAMKRAMQNAMRLGAQGIKIMSSGRLNGIEIARTEWYREGRVPLHTLRADIDYATSEAKTTYGIIGVKVWVYKGDVKPGDKFAAEPVETQKKPRKGPRNAAAN
- the rplV gene encoding 50S ribosomal protein L22, which encodes MQVSAVLSNTRLSAQKARLVADLVRGKSVEQALNILAFSPKKGAVLIKKVLESAIANAEHNEGADIDTLKVKTIYVDKGPSLKRFTARAKGRGNKIEKQTCHITLTVGD
- the rpsS gene encoding 30S ribosomal protein S19 yields the protein MARSLKKGPFVDLHLLKKVEAVRATNDKRPVKTWSRRSTVLPDFVGLTIAVHNGKQHIPVYVNENMVGHKLGEFALTRTFKGHAADKKSKR